The Puntigrus tetrazona isolate hp1 unplaced genomic scaffold, ASM1883169v1 S000000283, whole genome shotgun sequence genome contains a region encoding:
- the tvp23b gene encoding Golgi apparatus membrane protein TVP23 homolog B produces the protein MKLDSNDDDDVALFDAEEDSATRKNKIKHPVASFFHLFFRVTAILVYLLCGSVGGSFIACMVTIILLLSCDFWTVKNITGRLMVGLRWWNQVDDDGKSHWVFESRKASGNQSSASRSSNAESRIFWLGLIVCPVVWVIFAFFTLVSFKIKWLAVVILGVVLQGANLYGYVRCKVGARTNLKNMATNYFGRQFLKQAFTKQEES, from the exons ATGAAGCTG GACTCAAACGATGATGACGATGTGGCTTTATTTGATGCCGAAGAAGATTCAGCCAcaagaaagaacaaaatcaa GCATCCGGTGGCGTCGTTCTTCCATCTGTTCTTCCGGGTCACTGCCATTCTGGTTTACCTGCTGTGTGGGTCAGTGGGGGGATCCTTCATCGCCTGTATGGTCACCATCATCCTCCTCCTGTCATGTGACTTCTGGACGGTGAAG AATATTACCGGCCGTCTGATGGTGGGTTTGCGCTGGTGGAATCAAGTGGATGATGATGGAAAAAGCCATTGGGTGTTTGAGTCCAGAAAG GCCAGCGGGAACCAGTCTTCAGCATCCCGCTCCTCAAACGCAGAGTCTCGTATCTTCTGGCTGGGTCTGATCGTCTGTCCCGTCGTCTGGGTCATCTTCGCTTTCTTCACGCTCGTCTCCTTTAAGATCAAGTGGCTG GCCGTGGTGATTTTGGGAGTGGTGTTGCAGGGAGCCAATCTCTACGGATACGTGCGCTGTAAAGTAGGAGCCAGAACCAACCTGAAGAACATGGCCACAAATTACTTTGGGCGGCAGTTTCTTAAACAG GCTTTCACAAAACAAGAGGAGTCTTAG